Proteins from a single region of Solidesulfovibrio fructosivorans JJ]:
- a CDS encoding chemotaxis protein CheX, translated as MTDPLDIQEFLGALTRRTEAFFNDELGIVFTGRGSQIDDVQKLDLKSVTAIMSATGALKLYLAYSFDAPLIDAAFAAYTADLDIAEDEREDAVQETAGDIINIIVGNALADLAANGPTIALSPPIILTEAKSVMRHRGAKFASAELRADAGHMSIHLIGPGELFNDSLEYVKE; from the coding sequence ATGACCGATCCACTCGACATCCAGGAATTCCTTGGGGCCCTGACCCGGCGCACCGAAGCGTTTTTCAACGATGAACTCGGCATCGTCTTCACCGGACGGGGCTCCCAGATCGACGACGTGCAAAAGCTCGACCTCAAGTCCGTAACGGCCATCATGAGCGCCACCGGCGCGCTCAAGCTCTATCTGGCCTACAGCTTCGACGCGCCGCTCATCGACGCCGCCTTCGCCGCCTATACGGCCGACCTCGACATCGCCGAGGACGAACGCGAGGACGCCGTCCAGGAAACCGCCGGGGACATCATCAACATCATCGTCGGCAACGCTCTGGCCGACCTTGCCGCAAACGGGCCGACCATCGCCCTGTCGCCGCCCATCATCCTCACCGAAGCCAAGTCCGTCATGCGCCACCGGGGGGCGAAATTCGCCTCGGCCGAACTGCGCGCCGACGCGGGACATATGAGCATCCACCTGATCGGGCCGGGCGAACTGTTCAATGATTCGTTAGAGTATGTGAAGGAGTAG
- a CDS encoding transporter substrate-binding domain-containing protein translates to MHMIHEGLGGRRLALWLLVWALILFSGQSAARAATSALELTDAEKAFIEAHPVIRYSDTDWRPLSIFEDGRQEGLFRDYYRLISQKTGLAFQFETIGDGRDFQQVLDALREKRIDMIDGTGKTPDRASYALFVGPFLRFPLAVMSRDDATAYSLESLAGKKVAVGRGGTADEYLRAHGKNLELIPAHDQSEALTLVALGKADAAVENLAVAAYAIRASGLSNVKISGKLDYNFEIYTLVRKDWPLLASILEKAQRLVTEKEKAALIAKWLPVYKSGAGGSGSGSEAPGAPGDKASVAMTDQERAYLERKKALRFCVDPDWPPVERIDENGRYVGIGADFLHLMEKRLGVPMVLVPTASWSQSLAAVKQRRCDFLPAAGDTNNRRRFLRFTSPYLRFPMVVVTQAKAPFIEDPASLTGKSLGVVNGYASLDILRAKYPGLRLMEVPSLNEGLRLVADGRLYGCIDTVPAISQAIAKGHFTDLKIAGRLDAHLDLAVASRDDEPELASLFQKAVNTLTKEETDAIMKKWLAVTFEQGFDYSLVWKVSAGAAFIVVVVVWWNRKLSRLNRALRQANEARDAAGRRVAALLDNAGQGFLSVGADGLVEPQYSAECRNIFGGDGGDIEGKPVAELIFPDDPAGRANMAVNVRRVVAETDAYKRDLYVSLMPGRVERNGASLRLAYRPMADGRLMFVITDVTGEVRLKDAVARERNRLACVVAAVREQRDFFAVLDDFAAFRRDGFSGAGLSDRGALDALYRKVHTFKGLFLQLECAHVAKALDDLEERLSDLRVAEAPRRADMEALLADDAVDKALARDLSVVRETLGAEFFERRGEVRLGSEFADALATLAGRLLDRLDTLELDSEAEQVLRAARTLRYIDLKELLSAYPRTAGRLAESRGKSIEPFAVTGDTVLVDPKRFAPVAKSLIHVIRNAVDHGIESPAVREAAGKAPTGRLSCRVAADDAAIRIEFEDDGCGVDIAAIRARAYELGLVGAEELAAMDDAAILTLLFRDGFTSRRVAGELSGRGVGLAAVRAEAERLGGTVALINHPGRGTRLVVTLPRESRTSREDSL, encoded by the coding sequence ATGCACATGATACACGAGGGGCTTGGGGGCCGGAGGTTGGCGCTGTGGCTGCTGGTCTGGGCGCTTATTCTTTTTTCGGGACAGTCCGCCGCCCGGGCCGCCACGTCCGCCCTGGAATTGACCGACGCGGAAAAGGCCTTCATCGAGGCCCATCCCGTCATCCGCTACAGCGACACCGATTGGCGGCCGCTTTCCATCTTCGAGGACGGACGCCAGGAGGGCCTTTTCCGCGACTATTACCGCCTGATATCCCAGAAGACCGGGTTGGCCTTCCAGTTCGAGACCATCGGCGACGGCCGCGATTTCCAGCAGGTCCTTGATGCGTTGCGCGAAAAACGCATCGACATGATCGACGGCACGGGCAAGACGCCGGATCGTGCCTCCTACGCCCTTTTTGTGGGGCCTTTTTTGCGCTTTCCCCTGGCCGTCATGTCGCGCGACGACGCCACCGCCTATTCCCTGGAGAGTCTGGCCGGCAAGAAAGTGGCCGTCGGCCGGGGCGGCACGGCCGACGAGTACCTGCGGGCCCACGGCAAGAACCTCGAACTCATCCCGGCCCACGACCAGTCCGAAGCCCTCACCCTGGTGGCGCTGGGCAAGGCCGACGCGGCCGTGGAGAACCTGGCCGTGGCCGCCTACGCCATCCGCGCTTCGGGACTCTCCAACGTCAAGATATCGGGCAAGCTCGATTACAACTTCGAGATTTACACCCTGGTGCGCAAGGACTGGCCGCTTTTGGCCTCCATTTTGGAAAAGGCCCAGCGGCTGGTTACCGAAAAGGAAAAGGCGGCGCTCATTGCCAAATGGCTGCCCGTGTACAAATCCGGCGCGGGCGGTTCCGGATCCGGAAGCGAAGCTCCGGGGGCTCCCGGGGACAAGGCCTCCGTGGCCATGACCGACCAGGAGCGCGCCTATCTGGAACGGAAAAAGGCGCTGCGCTTTTGCGTGGACCCCGACTGGCCCCCGGTGGAGCGCATCGATGAAAACGGCCGCTATGTCGGCATCGGGGCCGATTTCCTGCATCTCATGGAAAAGCGCCTGGGCGTGCCCATGGTGCTCGTGCCCACGGCCTCCTGGAGCCAGTCCCTGGCCGCGGTCAAGCAACGGCGTTGCGATTTTCTCCCGGCCGCCGGGGACACCAACAACCGACGCCGTTTCCTGCGCTTCACCTCGCCCTACCTGCGCTTTCCCATGGTGGTGGTCACCCAGGCCAAGGCGCCCTTCATCGAGGACCCGGCGAGCCTTACCGGCAAGAGCCTCGGCGTGGTCAACGGCTACGCCAGCCTCGACATCCTGCGGGCCAAATATCCCGGCCTGCGCCTCATGGAAGTGCCGAGCCTCAACGAGGGCTTGCGGCTGGTGGCCGACGGCAGGCTCTACGGCTGCATCGACACGGTGCCGGCCATAAGCCAGGCCATAGCCAAGGGCCATTTCACCGATCTCAAGATCGCCGGCCGCCTCGACGCCCACCTCGATCTGGCCGTGGCCAGCCGCGACGACGAGCCCGAACTGGCCTCGCTGTTCCAAAAGGCGGTCAACACGCTGACCAAGGAAGAAACCGACGCCATCATGAAAAAATGGCTGGCCGTCACCTTCGAGCAGGGGTTCGATTATTCCCTGGTCTGGAAGGTGTCGGCCGGGGCCGCCTTCATTGTGGTCGTGGTGGTTTGGTGGAACCGCAAGCTGTCCCGCTTAAACCGCGCCCTGCGCCAGGCCAACGAGGCCCGCGACGCGGCCGGGCGGCGCGTGGCGGCCCTGCTCGACAACGCGGGCCAGGGCTTTTTGTCCGTGGGCGCGGACGGGCTGGTCGAGCCGCAGTACAGCGCCGAGTGCCGCAATATCTTCGGCGGCGACGGCGGCGACATCGAGGGCAAGCCGGTCGCGGAGCTCATTTTCCCGGACGATCCGGCCGGGCGCGCCAACATGGCCGTCAACGTGCGCCGGGTCGTGGCCGAGACCGACGCCTACAAGCGCGACCTCTACGTGTCGCTCATGCCGGGGCGCGTCGAACGAAACGGCGCGTCGTTGCGCCTGGCCTACCGGCCCATGGCCGACGGGCGGCTCATGTTCGTCATCACCGACGTCACGGGCGAGGTCCGGCTCAAGGACGCCGTGGCCAGGGAGCGCAACAGGCTGGCCTGCGTGGTGGCGGCCGTGCGCGAGCAGCGCGACTTTTTCGCCGTGCTCGACGATTTCGCCGCCTTTCGCCGCGACGGTTTTTCGGGCGCGGGCCTGTCCGACCGCGGCGCCCTCGATGCCCTTTATCGCAAGGTCCACACCTTCAAGGGGCTTTTCCTGCAACTCGAATGCGCCCATGTGGCCAAGGCGCTTGACGACCTGGAAGAGCGCCTGTCCGATCTGCGCGTGGCCGAAGCGCCGCGCCGCGCCGACATGGAGGCCCTGCTCGCCGACGATGCGGTGGACAAGGCATTGGCCCGGGATCTGAGCGTGGTGCGCGAAACCCTCGGCGCGGAGTTTTTCGAGCGGCGTGGCGAAGTCCGCCTCGGCAGCGAATTCGCCGATGCCCTGGCCACCCTGGCCGGACGCCTGCTGGACCGCCTGGACACGCTGGAGCTCGATTCCGAGGCCGAACAGGTGCTGCGCGCCGCCCGGACGTTGCGCTACATCGATCTCAAAGAGCTTTTGTCCGCCTATCCCCGCACGGCCGGCCGGCTGGCCGAGTCCCGGGGCAAGTCCATCGAGCCCTTCGCCGTCACGGGCGACACGGTCCTGGTCGATCCCAAACGCTTTGCCCCCGTGGCCAAGAGTCTGATACACGTCATCCGCAATGCCGTGGACCACGGTATCGAGTCCCCGGCCGTGCGCGAGGCCGCCGGCAAGGCTCCGACGGGACGTCTGTCCTGCCGGGTCGCGGCCGACGACGCGGCCATCCGCATCGAGTTCGAGGACGATGGCTGCGGCGTGGACATCGCGGCTATACGGGCCAGGGCCTATGAACTCGGCCTTGTCGGGGCCGAGGAACTGGCCGCCATGGATGACGCCGCCATTTTGACGCTGCTTTTCCGGGATGGCTTCACCTCGCGCCGGGTGGCCGGGGAGCTGTCCGGTCGCGGCGTGGGACTTGCCGCCGTGCGGGCCGAGGCCGAGCGCCTGGGCGGAACGGTCGCGCTCATCAACCATCCGGGGCGGGGGACGCGTCTTGTCGTGACCCTGCCTCGCGAAAGCCGAACCTCGCGCGAGGACTCCCTATGA
- a CDS encoding response regulator gives MRRLRVMVVDDSGLTVKKMVKLLEELGHEVAAVATTGRQAVADYPTVAPDMVAMDITMPELNGIEATRLIMDADPEARIIIVTSHGQEQMVMDAIEAGAKGYILKPVKLEKLRETLETVAEKYLP, from the coding sequence ATGAGACGTCTTCGCGTCATGGTAGTGGACGACTCCGGCCTTACCGTGAAAAAAATGGTCAAGCTCCTCGAGGAGCTCGGACACGAGGTGGCCGCCGTGGCCACAACGGGGCGGCAGGCGGTCGCCGACTACCCCACGGTTGCGCCGGACATGGTGGCCATGGACATCACCATGCCGGAATTAAACGGCATCGAGGCCACGCGCCTGATCATGGACGCCGACCCGGAGGCGCGCATCATCATCGTTACCTCGCACGGCCAGGAACAGATGGTCATGGACGCCATCGAGGCCGGGGCCAAGGGATATATCCTGAAGCCGGTGAAGCTGGAGAAATTACGCGAAACCCTGGAAACCGTGGCGGAAAAATACTTGCCATGA
- a CDS encoding alpha-E domain-containing protein, translated as MLSRVADAIYWMSRYLERAANIARFLDVNWHLTLDTPGVRAEQWTPLVRAMGDWDLFLGRGFFPRRSDVIRFLAFDADYPNSIVNCLSRARDNARTIREIIPSEMWEQTNTFYHMAREAAKNGEAILHNPYRFCDEVKLRELTISGIAGDAMSHDEAWDFFRLGRLLERADKTSRMLDVKYFILLPDLTDVGSNLDYVQWAALLKAISALEAYRRRHGRIQPDRIVEFLLLDHHFPRSVLCSLVAAQECLHAITGTPMGYFCNAAEKRLGHLCGDLAYSGVDEIFAKGLHEFTDDLQTRMNRVDEAVFATFFSAFPAIDVPCQQ; from the coding sequence ATGCTCAGCCGCGTGGCCGACGCCATCTATTGGATGAGCCGCTATCTGGAACGGGCCGCCAACATCGCCCGGTTCCTGGACGTCAACTGGCACCTCACCCTGGACACCCCGGGGGTGCGGGCCGAACAGTGGACGCCGCTCGTGCGCGCCATGGGCGACTGGGACCTGTTTCTGGGGCGGGGCTTTTTCCCGCGCCGCAGCGACGTCATCCGCTTTCTGGCCTTCGACGCGGACTATCCCAACTCCATCGTGAACTGTCTGTCCCGGGCCCGGGACAACGCCCGCACCATCCGCGAGATCATTCCCTCCGAAATGTGGGAGCAGACCAACACCTTCTACCACATGGCGCGCGAGGCGGCCAAAAACGGCGAGGCCATCCTGCACAACCCCTACCGTTTCTGCGACGAGGTCAAGCTGCGCGAGCTGACCATAAGCGGCATCGCCGGCGACGCCATGTCCCACGACGAGGCCTGGGATTTTTTCCGCCTGGGACGGCTTCTCGAGCGGGCCGACAAGACTTCGCGCATGCTCGACGTCAAATATTTCATCCTGCTGCCGGACCTGACGGACGTCGGCAGCAACCTCGACTATGTCCAGTGGGCGGCGCTCCTTAAGGCCATAAGCGCCCTGGAGGCCTACCGCCGTCGCCACGGCCGCATCCAGCCCGACCGCATCGTGGAGTTCTTGCTCCTGGACCACCATTTCCCCCGATCGGTGCTGTGCAGCCTGGTCGCGGCCCAGGAATGCCTGCACGCCATCACGGGCACGCCCATGGGCTACTTCTGCAATGCGGCGGAAAAGCGGCTGGGGCATCTGTGCGGCGATCTGGCCTACAGCGGCGTGGACGAGATTTTCGCCAAGGGGCTTCACGAATTCACGGACGATTTGCAGACCCGGATGAACCGGGTGGACGAAGCCGTCTTTGCCACGTTTTTCTCCGCGTTTCCGGCTATTGACGTGCCCTGCCAACAGTGA
- a CDS encoding circularly permuted type 2 ATP-grasp protein, with the protein MPHTMDFSGYDPGPFYDEMFEAPGLPRPGCRMLYEKIISLPPREILARQAAAEQALYDMGITFTVYGHEDGTEKIFPFDIVPRIIAAAEWDSLERGLAQRIRALNLFIGDVYGKGRIMADGVVPRSVVESSSGYFKECQGLAPPRGVWCHITGTDLVRDTSGRFLVLEDNLRCPSGVSYVLANRRILKRAFPQLFETIDIRSVDDYPPLLLDMLHSIVPSGASRPTAALLTPGVFNSAYFEHTFLAQQAGIELVEGRDLVVADGYVHMRTTRGLKRVDVLYRRVGEDFLDPTVFRPDSLLGVPGIMEVYKAGRVAMANAPGTGVADDKVVYAYVPEMIRYYLGEEPILHNVETFLCWEEKQRRHVLANLDTMVVKAAAESGGYGMLVGPAATPGEREAFAAKIEANPRNYIAQPTVGLSRTPVIVDDHFEGRHVDLRPYVLYGEDIRVIPGGLTRVALKKGSLVVNSSQGGGSKDTWVLGRA; encoded by the coding sequence ATGCCGCATACCATGGACTTTTCCGGCTACGATCCAGGTCCGTTTTACGACGAGATGTTCGAGGCCCCGGGCCTGCCGCGACCCGGCTGCCGCATGCTGTATGAAAAGATCATCTCCCTGCCGCCCCGGGAGATCCTGGCCCGGCAGGCGGCGGCCGAGCAGGCGCTCTACGACATGGGCATCACCTTTACCGTCTACGGCCACGAGGACGGCACGGAGAAGATCTTTCCCTTCGACATCGTGCCGCGCATTATCGCGGCCGCCGAATGGGACTCCCTGGAACGCGGGCTGGCCCAGCGCATCCGGGCGCTGAACCTGTTTATCGGCGACGTCTACGGCAAGGGCCGGATCATGGCCGACGGGGTCGTTCCCCGGTCCGTGGTCGAATCCTCGTCGGGGTATTTCAAGGAATGCCAGGGGCTCGCCCCGCCGCGCGGCGTATGGTGCCACATCACCGGCACCGATCTTGTGCGCGACACCTCGGGCCGATTCCTGGTCCTTGAGGACAACCTGCGCTGCCCCTCGGGCGTGTCCTACGTTCTGGCCAACCGGCGCATCCTCAAGCGCGCCTTTCCCCAGCTCTTCGAGACCATCGACATCCGCTCCGTGGACGACTACCCGCCGCTTCTGCTCGACATGCTCCATTCCATCGTCCCGTCCGGCGCGTCGCGGCCCACGGCCGCGCTTTTGACCCCCGGGGTGTTCAACTCCGCCTACTTCGAGCACACCTTCCTGGCCCAGCAGGCCGGCATCGAGCTGGTCGAGGGGCGCGATCTGGTCGTGGCCGACGGCTACGTGCACATGCGCACCACCAGGGGCTTAAAGCGCGTGGACGTGCTCTACCGGCGGGTGGGCGAGGACTTTCTCGACCCCACGGTCTTCCGGCCGGATTCGCTTCTGGGCGTGCCCGGCATCATGGAGGTCTACAAGGCCGGGCGCGTGGCCATGGCCAACGCCCCGGGCACGGGCGTGGCCGACGACAAGGTCGTCTACGCCTATGTGCCGGAGATGATCCGCTACTATCTCGGCGAGGAGCCGATCCTCCACAACGTGGAGACGTTTTTGTGCTGGGAGGAGAAGCAGCGCCGCCACGTGCTTGCCAATCTCGACACCATGGTGGTCAAGGCGGCGGCCGAGTCCGGCGGCTACGGCATGCTGGTCGGCCCGGCGGCCACGCCCGGGGAGCGGGAGGCCTTCGCGGCCAAGATCGAAGCCAACCCCCGCAACTACATCGCCCAGCCGACGGTGGGGCTGTCCCGCACGCCGGTCATCGTGGACGACCATTTCGAGGGCCGCCATGTGGATCTGCGCCCCTACGTCCTTTACGGCGAGGACATCCGGGTCATTCCCGGCGGGCTCACCCGGGTGGCGCTCAAAAAGGGCTCGCTCGTGGTCAATTCCTCCCAGGGCGGCGGCAGCAAGGACACCTGGGTGCTCGGACGGGCGTAA
- a CDS encoding sensor histidine kinase produces the protein MNASMLESTLLQTHFDVIPFGIYVVDVATYEIVFVNKHFRDSMGVVEGRTCHEVLYDQTAPCLHCRIPELLTPDGKPNGVTVVYDHYNERDEHWFQMQEKTMGWPDGRVVKYAIAVDISELKETQNSLAEAHAQLAINNKELEARNKILQENIELREHVERIARHDLKAPLSALVGLPQVLLDNYDLPEAAADVVRLIEQAGHSMLEMLNQSLVLFRLETGSYVLAPKPVDLADLTRRTAARLAGMPVARGRVIRTTLDGRPLTPRDHLEYKGDGLLLGPMLQNLLVNALEAAPSGNDVAVDLRPQPDRVVIAMTNPGEVPEAIRDRMFEKYVTMGKRGGTGLGAYSAMLAARAHGGGIALDASVPGQTTVAVTLPRLAGEEGA, from the coding sequence ATGAATGCCTCCATGCTCGAAAGCACCTTGTTGCAGACGCATTTCGACGTCATTCCCTTCGGCATTTACGTCGTGGATGTGGCGACCTACGAAATCGTCTTCGTCAACAAGCACTTTCGAGACTCCATGGGCGTGGTGGAAGGCCGAACCTGCCATGAGGTGCTCTACGACCAGACCGCGCCCTGTCTGCATTGCCGCATTCCCGAACTGCTGACCCCGGACGGCAAGCCCAACGGCGTGACCGTGGTCTACGATCACTACAACGAGCGCGACGAGCACTGGTTCCAGATGCAGGAGAAGACCATGGGGTGGCCCGACGGCCGCGTGGTCAAATACGCCATTGCCGTGGACATCTCGGAGCTCAAGGAAACCCAGAACAGCCTGGCCGAGGCCCATGCCCAGCTGGCCATCAACAACAAGGAGCTGGAGGCCAGAAACAAGATCCTCCAGGAAAACATCGAGTTGCGCGAACACGTCGAACGCATCGCCCGCCATGACCTCAAGGCCCCGCTTTCGGCCCTGGTCGGCCTGCCCCAGGTGCTTCTCGACAATTACGACCTGCCCGAGGCGGCCGCCGACGTGGTGCGCCTCATCGAGCAGGCCGGACACAGCATGCTCGAGATGCTCAACCAGTCCCTGGTGCTCTTTCGCCTGGAAACCGGGTCCTACGTCCTTGCGCCCAAGCCCGTGGATCTGGCCGATCTGACCCGGCGCACCGCGGCCCGGCTGGCCGGCATGCCCGTGGCCCGGGGACGCGTCATTCGCACGACCCTCGACGGGCGTCCCCTGACCCCGCGGGACCACCTGGAGTACAAGGGGGATGGCTTGCTCCTCGGCCCCATGCTGCAAAACCTCCTGGTCAACGCCCTGGAGGCCGCTCCTTCCGGCAACGACGTCGCCGTGGACCTGCGGCCGCAGCCGGACCGGGTCGTCATCGCCATGACCAACCCCGGCGAAGTGCCGGAAGCCATCCGTGACCGGATGTTCGAGAAATACGTCACCATGGGCAAGCGGGGCGGCACCGGCCTTGGCGCCTATTCCGCCATGCTCGCCGCCAGGGCGCACGGCGGGGGCATTGCCCTCGATGCGTCCGTGCCCGGCCAAACCACCGTCGCCGTCACCCTGCCGCGTCTGGCCGGGGAGGAGGGGGCGTGA
- a CDS encoding sensor histidine kinase produces the protein MTAEPEPDRSFMTGLDEAVALLGAMSDREALLRVLLGLLRRWTGCDAVGVRLARGEDFPYYTTSGFSEAFVLAETRLCAKNADGSLARTPAGRAVLECICGAVIEGRVDPSLPFFTSHGSFFVGSTSRLLAEAEAEDLPPTTRNRCNTAGYETVVLVPLRAGGRTLGLLQVNDRRPDCLDAEAVAALERLAEGVAVLLARQETQQALVEAQALYRAVFFTNIAVKLLVDPVSGRIEDANQAASAFYGYPLEVLRRLSIWDINTCRPEEALEHMRAAREGRQGIFHFTHRLAGGELREVEVYSGPVEYAGQTLLFSIVHDVTNRVRAEQARERAEQVLRHDLRSPLAGIAGLANHLVGGGLSAEHREMAEVIRETATRLYTLVGRNLDLHKIEQGSYTLRPEPVPMAPFLAGMAREVATLAQARHVRLILAGEGFDDGGRGPSVAGEPDLLAILFSNLVTNALEAAPPGTAVRLTLKTVSARAETVIHNQGVVPEDIRPRFFKKYATSGKRNGTGLGAYNAMAVARLHGGDIDWESDAATGTRITVRLPLAAGVCAA, from the coding sequence ATGACCGCCGAACCGGAGCCGGATCGCTCGTTTATGACGGGGCTGGACGAGGCCGTGGCCTTGCTTGGGGCCATGTCCGACCGGGAGGCGTTGTTGCGGGTGCTGCTCGGGCTGTTGCGCCGCTGGACGGGGTGCGACGCCGTGGGCGTGCGGCTGGCCAGGGGCGAGGACTTTCCCTATTACACCACCTCGGGCTTTTCCGAGGCGTTCGTCCTGGCCGAGACGCGGCTGTGCGCCAAAAATGCCGACGGCAGCCTGGCGCGCACCCCGGCCGGCCGGGCCGTGCTGGAATGCATCTGCGGCGCGGTCATCGAAGGGCGCGTCGATCCTTCCCTTCCCTTTTTCACTTCCCATGGCTCCTTTTTCGTCGGTTCGACCAGCCGTCTTTTGGCCGAGGCCGAGGCCGAGGACCTGCCGCCGACAACGCGCAACCGCTGCAACACGGCCGGTTACGAAACCGTCGTCCTTGTCCCGCTTCGCGCCGGCGGCCGCACGCTCGGGCTGCTCCAGGTCAATGACCGGCGGCCCGATTGCCTGGACGCGGAGGCCGTGGCCGCCCTGGAGCGGCTGGCCGAAGGCGTGGCCGTGCTGCTGGCCCGCCAGGAGACGCAGCAGGCCCTGGTCGAGGCCCAGGCGCTCTACCGGGCCGTCTTTTTCACCAACATTGCCGTCAAGCTTCTGGTCGATCCGGTTTCGGGCCGCATCGAGGACGCCAACCAGGCGGCCAGCGCCTTTTACGGCTATCCTCTCGAGGTGCTGCGCCGGTTGTCCATCTGGGATATCAACACCTGCCGGCCCGAGGAGGCGCTCGAGCACATGCGCGCGGCGCGGGAGGGGCGGCAGGGCATTTTCCATTTCACCCACCGGCTGGCCGGAGGCGAACTGCGGGAGGTGGAGGTCTATTCGGGACCTGTGGAGTATGCCGGACAAACGCTGCTTTTTTCCATCGTTCACGACGTCACGAACCGGGTGCGGGCCGAGCAGGCCCGGGAGCGGGCGGAGCAGGTGCTGCGCCACGACCTGCGCTCGCCGTTGGCCGGCATCGCCGGTCTGGCCAACCATCTGGTCGGGGGCGGGCTCAGCGCCGAACACCGGGAGATGGCCGAAGTGATCCGCGAGACGGCCACGCGTCTGTACACGCTGGTCGGGCGCAACCTGGACCTGCATAAAATCGAGCAAGGGAGCTACACGTTGCGGCCCGAGCCCGTGCCCATGGCGCCGTTTTTGGCGGGCATGGCTCGGGAAGTGGCCACGTTGGCCCAGGCGCGCCATGTGCGTCTGATCCTCGCCGGGGAAGGTTTCGACGACGGCGGCAGGGGGCCCTCGGTCGCGGGCGAGCCGGACCTGCTCGCCATCCTTTTTTCCAATCTCGTCACCAACGCCCTGGAAGCGGCCCCGCCCGGGACCGCGGTGCGCCTCACGCTGAAGACCGTGTCGGCGCGGGCCGAAACCGTGATCCACAACCAGGGCGTGGTGCCGGAAGATATCCGGCCGCGTTTTTTCAAGAAATACGCCACCAGCGGCAAACGCAACGGCACCGGCCTCGGCGCCTACAATGCCATGGCCGTGGCCAGGCTCCACGGCGGCGATATCGATTGGGAATCCGATGCGGCGACCGGTACCCGCATCACCGTGCGTCTGCCGCTGGCGGCCGGCGTCTGCGCGGCCTAG
- a CDS encoding transglutaminase family protein: MHCRYTHHTRYDFDRPVFLEPHLIRLVPRGDAGQRLGPLRIDVDPVPDGRGLITDLSGNTVLSVWFSGLTGHLDVTVEARVELCRTNPFDYLIDARRGVLPLPLTPAEAREAASCLAPLPMPGEEAERMAERLRRDGADTPQAFALALLGAMTDRLAVVTREEPGILSPDALYARGEGACRDLAVFYMAACRHVGIPARFVSGYHEGDPGREDRDLHAWAEIWLPGGGWRGFDPSLGLAVADRHVAVAAAPDPEDAAPVFGTYRGDPGQARLRHAIRLEMC; encoded by the coding sequence GTGCATTGCCGCTATACGCACCACACCCGATACGACTTCGACCGCCCCGTTTTCCTTGAGCCACACCTCATACGGCTCGTGCCCCGCGGCGACGCCGGGCAACGGCTCGGGCCCTTGCGCATCGACGTCGATCCCGTCCCGGACGGCCGCGGCCTGATCACCGACCTCAGCGGCAACACCGTGCTGTCCGTCTGGTTTTCCGGCCTGACCGGCCACCTTGACGTGACGGTCGAGGCGCGTGTGGAACTGTGCCGCACAAACCCGTTCGATTACCTGATCGACGCCCGGCGCGGCGTCCTGCCCCTGCCGCTGACCCCGGCCGAGGCCCGGGAGGCGGCGTCCTGCCTTGCCCCCTTGCCCATGCCCGGGGAGGAGGCGGAGAGGATGGCCGAACGCCTGCGCCGGGATGGCGCCGACACTCCCCAGGCCTTCGCCCTGGCGCTGCTCGGGGCGATGACCGACCGGCTGGCCGTCGTCACCCGGGAAGAGCCGGGCATCCTGTCCCCGGACGCGCTTTACGCGCGGGGGGAGGGCGCCTGCCGCGATCTGGCCGTGTTTTACATGGCCGCCTGCCGCCATGTCGGCATCCCGGCCCGGTTCGTCAGCGGCTACCACGAAGGCGATCCGGGGCGCGAGGACCGCGACCTGCACGCCTGGGCCGAGATCTGGCTGCCGGGCGGCGGCTGGCGCGGCTTCGATCCTTCCCTGGGCCTGGCCGTGGCCGACCGGCACGTGGCCGTGGCCGCCGCGCCCGATCCCGAAGACGCGGCTCCGGTTTTCGGGACATATCGCGGAGATCCCGGCCAGGCCCGGCTGCGACATGCCATCCGTCTGGAAATGTGCTGA